One stretch of Roseimicrobium sp. ORNL1 DNA includes these proteins:
- a CDS encoding DEAD/DEAH box helicase: MNLEGLTHQLKLPDLWQHAAVNHLRAGKDVIVSAPTGAGKTFIFELLVQAQHFKRQMVYTVPTRALANDKFAEWTDAGWRVGLATGDLSVNVHAPVLVATLETQIERLLMGEGPALLVMDEYQMIADVARGSHYEGAIVLTPPGTQLLLLSGSVANPNDLAEWMQRLGRQVEVVATRDRPVPLDEVPVETLPQRRNIEGWWPRLAAAALAGDLAPLLIFAPRRRDSESIAKKIADALPPGEPLNLTTEQRALAGKDITALLEKRVAYHHSGLAYAVRAGLVEPLAKAGQLRVIVSTMGLAAGINFSVRSVHVSSTQFHDGLTEQQLTGDDLLQMFGRAGRRGLDERGYVITSRDSPSLMDARPATLRRGSKLSWPLFLRVMRRAALDGREPFTAAKEFAQRLFAKTPPELGLEETSGSQPGGKTGESMFGLKGTRKELRNSAGVWEEWKTNKTAQVSLGEATRSVEAFHGPALADARFVQGLANGLGRVFKLTKRDGSQLYGKELALGRVEHVPAGAPDASAEVHTETMYITPTHHLRKLLKIPRHIEVVTMEKVQSVAIPKLLPHFEGASFLAVVEKEGLLYAQFDFAPLLVEATQDASGKWVANAEVRTVERATDTALTGTGLEGLLNARPGTPVHAWRSLGLVESDGAPTRRGIIFSFFQHGEGLAIAAALEDESYPVNELILHTANLRSDVHFDLPEGGSSERLAAVCRATYGFVNHHGYLEAGLPLGYGEGTAELLGLIAGISATAIANATNTKAKGGGREVAEGDLSRAYIEWLSLLRHITRAPAHDWPRWSDLQEAAKVELEKHLIASQATLRPKLPPLTPKQKHDRPRHYLLREQR, from the coding sequence TTGAATCTCGAAGGTCTTACTCATCAACTGAAGCTGCCCGACTTGTGGCAGCATGCCGCGGTGAATCACCTGCGTGCGGGCAAGGACGTGATTGTGAGCGCACCCACCGGCGCGGGGAAGACTTTCATCTTCGAGCTCCTCGTGCAGGCGCAGCATTTCAAGCGGCAGATGGTGTACACCGTGCCCACGCGTGCGCTGGCAAATGACAAATTCGCCGAGTGGACGGATGCCGGATGGAGGGTCGGCCTGGCGACAGGTGACCTCTCTGTCAATGTGCATGCCCCGGTGCTGGTGGCCACGCTGGAGACGCAGATTGAGCGGCTGCTCATGGGCGAAGGTCCCGCGCTGCTGGTGATGGATGAGTATCAAATGATCGCGGATGTCGCGCGTGGCAGTCACTATGAAGGCGCGATTGTGCTGACACCGCCAGGCACGCAACTGCTGCTGCTGAGTGGCAGCGTGGCGAATCCGAATGACCTCGCGGAATGGATGCAGCGACTCGGCAGACAGGTGGAAGTAGTGGCCACGCGTGACCGTCCCGTGCCGCTGGACGAGGTGCCGGTGGAGACGCTCCCACAACGTCGCAACATCGAAGGCTGGTGGCCACGCCTTGCCGCTGCGGCATTGGCAGGTGACCTTGCTCCGCTGCTCATCTTCGCGCCGCGCCGTCGTGACTCGGAGAGCATCGCAAAGAAGATTGCCGATGCCCTGCCGCCCGGTGAACCGCTGAACCTTACCACGGAGCAGCGTGCACTCGCAGGAAAGGATATCACCGCGCTGCTGGAAAAGCGTGTGGCCTATCACCACAGTGGTCTCGCATACGCTGTGCGCGCGGGCCTGGTGGAACCGCTGGCGAAGGCGGGGCAGCTTCGTGTGATCGTAAGCACCATGGGCCTCGCCGCAGGCATCAACTTCAGCGTGCGCAGTGTGCATGTGTCCTCCACGCAGTTTCATGATGGCCTGACGGAACAGCAACTCACGGGAGATGATCTCCTGCAGATGTTTGGACGTGCGGGTCGTCGTGGATTGGATGAGCGCGGCTATGTCATCACCTCGCGTGACAGTCCCTCGCTCATGGATGCTCGCCCGGCCACGCTGCGGCGTGGCAGCAAGCTCTCCTGGCCACTCTTCCTCCGCGTGATGCGCCGCGCAGCGCTCGATGGCCGTGAGCCGTTCACCGCAGCAAAGGAATTTGCACAGCGACTCTTTGCCAAGACACCCCCGGAGCTCGGCCTGGAGGAGACCTCGGGATCCCAACCCGGTGGCAAGACAGGCGAGTCGATGTTCGGCCTGAAGGGCACACGCAAGGAACTGCGCAACAGCGCCGGCGTGTGGGAGGAATGGAAGACGAACAAGACCGCGCAAGTCTCCTTGGGAGAAGCCACGCGCTCGGTGGAAGCATTTCACGGACCTGCGCTGGCGGATGCACGTTTCGTTCAAGGACTGGCAAACGGACTCGGTCGTGTATTCAAGCTCACGAAGCGTGACGGCTCACAGCTCTATGGAAAAGAGCTCGCGCTGGGCCGGGTGGAGCATGTGCCAGCGGGCGCGCCGGACGCCTCGGCAGAGGTGCACACGGAAACGATGTACATCACGCCCACGCATCACCTGCGCAAGCTGTTGAAGATTCCGCGCCACATCGAAGTGGTCACGATGGAGAAGGTACAGAGCGTGGCCATCCCGAAACTGCTGCCGCACTTCGAAGGCGCGAGCTTCCTTGCTGTCGTCGAGAAGGAAGGACTGCTCTATGCGCAGTTCGACTTTGCCCCGCTGCTGGTAGAAGCGACACAAGACGCGAGTGGCAAGTGGGTTGCCAATGCCGAGGTACGCACGGTGGAGCGTGCCACCGATACCGCTCTCACGGGTACTGGCCTCGAAGGTCTACTAAACGCGCGTCCCGGCACCCCGGTGCATGCTTGGCGCTCGCTCGGACTGGTGGAGAGTGATGGCGCGCCGACGCGACGCGGCATCATCTTCAGCTTCTTCCAACACGGCGAAGGACTCGCTATCGCAGCAGCGCTGGAGGACGAGAGCTATCCCGTCAACGAACTCATCCTGCACACCGCGAACCTGCGCAGTGATGTGCATTTTGATTTGCCTGAAGGCGGCAGCAGCGAACGCCTCGCCGCCGTGTGCCGCGCGACCTATGGGTTTGTGAATCACCACGGTTATCTCGAAGCCGGATTGCCGCTCGGTTATGGCGAAGGCACGGCGGAGTTGCTGGGTTTGATCGCGGGCATCTCAGCCACGGCGATTGCGAACGCGACGAATACGAAAGCCAAGGGCGGCGGCCGCGAAGTGGCGGAGGGTGACCTGAGCCGCGCGTATATCGAGTGGCTCAGTTTGCTGCGCCATATCACCCGCGCACCCGCGCATGACTGGCCGCGATGGAGTGACTTGCAAGAAGCCGCCAAGGTGGAACTGGAAAAGCACCTCATCGCTTCCCAAGCCACGCTGCGTCCGAAGCTGCCACCCCTCACGCCGAAACAGAAGCATGACAGGCCGAGGCACTATTTGCTGAGAGAGCAGCGGTGA
- a CDS encoding BlaI/MecI/CopY family transcriptional regulator: MAVKKSSPPPRTPHAPDPISISTAEWAVMKLLWENAPQSSPDLCEALAKSQGWKRATTMTLLRRLIDKGAISVEGGAKRWLYAPAVDRERCIAQETRGFLDRLFQGALLPMVAHCLEHQKLSRKELSELRAMLDEATEKKEKGRQS; the protein is encoded by the coding sequence ATGGCTGTGAAAAAATCATCTCCTCCACCCCGCACACCTCACGCGCCTGATCCCATTTCCATCTCCACCGCGGAGTGGGCCGTGATGAAACTTCTCTGGGAGAATGCTCCCCAGAGTTCCCCGGACCTCTGCGAAGCGCTCGCGAAAAGCCAGGGATGGAAACGGGCCACTACCATGACCCTGCTGCGCCGTCTCATCGACAAGGGTGCCATCTCTGTGGAGGGCGGAGCGAAGCGCTGGCTCTACGCGCCTGCGGTAGACAGGGAACGCTGCATCGCCCAGGAGACGCGTGGATTCCTGGACCGTCTCTTTCAAGGCGCGCTGCTGCCCATGGTGGCCCACTGCCTGGAGCACCAGAAGCTCTCCAGGAAGGAACTCTCCGAGCTCCGGGCCATGCTGGATGAGGCGACGGAGAAGAAGGAGAAGGGCCGGCAGTCCTGA
- a CDS encoding M56 family metallopeptidase produces the protein MTPILENVFLTVLSVSSKAALMAVIIGLLCLCLRRWIPAGWRHGLWLLVFLRLMSPENLGEFRWALPSWPDQAQLEHVHRQVALEPGQEISSAPDTAKPAITSSHHVMPPTSSEASEVPSSAASQPTLMESSAAPVLSKETLAPPTIVPWMLIAAGLWLTGAIAWWACLIVGWLRFRHRVLRTSTPATESLTRMLAEVQAQAGTKSRVKLRVTEKLHTPAICGLWRPVILLPAEAVHALPEEKVRLLLLHELGHTQRMDVMLQVLSSVFLGLHWFNPLLWYAHRQFRAEAEEATDAWVLERSGSSETRRYGEVLIDLAARCSWMGWLFFLAPSVIGAAESGSSLRTRIRAITTYRRASRWSVLVGIGCVAAMIVTGMTQAPPEENTNATDRKSTSTASSAKADAPEKQNTTTPTSKPKPADLATPGFFIAEENKVVLKAGTTFPVPPPRKDMAAKDIGGIVVDEDGKLVAGAKVNVDIFRKPEGYQTPVVVTSDAEGRWLMKGIPANAELATGSAGREKRPEFMVTASHPDYLSLDLYYGVPSPRPQTADFRQGKAVLIMEKGLVMKGRVTDANGKPVAGAKIYRGFRERNIADPTTTTDAEGYYELKHARAGLCRMRIEAKDCAVWMKREEITESGTWNYQLEPAKKLTVRVVDGKGQPVPEAHVELKGSTHEDLGGGSIVWGTVDKEGKYTWDQTPRRDVSANVSHDAYQDQKVPVKEDETEVTVTLQPRHQITIKIRIVDATTGKLVPDCTVERGQAFPRTRDDEDTRTTWPPNPPLKADAHGMLEDTLHEENELVVYRITSEGYTPFVTRVLDSKNDKTIEEVKLRPVKALTVQILQPDGRPAARAFVYALLRTQGFSIEDLSTRVNINAVGSREPLEASVEADENGVCALPSSTDDTVLLVVHESGFASALWSDMPRGTGWKLGHWARAEGTVQDDGKPVAGVEYEYQGSMALPGQHYVGVRFRATSDAEGKIVMPRVFPAKQAHFAELLPANSYRSTYSQRMGEFEFKVTRAGETTHFDLTPMAEKSWTVTGRFVTESGPFINRRLPNSFLISKERTTSPGSHSEFNTANVRSDGTFEAGPLTPGEYRIQLWDKDKLNFTVRSPLLTLPEVPRGATLKEKRRDLGDIVLLDHASSETKLQTPEGRARFRITVTDTEGKPLQGVSLRPQAFRVKEDSGTWINLKHALPDLSREPVLTDARGVAEMECSAKTTDGNTLTELQLLVLRDGYLGDYAFFARANVNSPFSLRKAGTVIAKVTWNGKPVDSDRLYITSTKESSDADKGFIRGADGTYVNRSLREGPLLVQALWKSDEGSLLYSKPVNVIVANDKPVDCTLELEPGQRLKGRLDSQLPRPVKNTRIGVCVVNHVKGNENALISIRDWQEVREDGTFDFTSLPPGEVRAVVLAEGWMHTYDPNSWNTVRPLTLTMPVPDEVVIPMAPTASCEVLVLGKDGRPLPGVLVTASPNLTWEGQGNGYLNIDGPRLDEILSAPLNPMPDWDPFKNRWRSYDVTTNAEGRALLINLPAGSQRLHVLSKAWKPGEDVNTLAKGRSEELELGMTGKVVLRVQR, from the coding sequence ATGACACCGATTCTCGAAAACGTCTTCCTCACTGTCCTCAGCGTGTCAAGCAAGGCCGCCCTGATGGCGGTGATCATTGGACTCCTCTGCCTGTGTCTACGACGCTGGATTCCGGCAGGTTGGCGGCATGGCCTGTGGCTTCTCGTCTTCCTCCGACTGATGAGTCCAGAGAATTTGGGTGAGTTCCGTTGGGCGCTGCCATCCTGGCCCGATCAGGCGCAATTGGAGCATGTTCACCGGCAAGTTGCGCTGGAACCAGGACAGGAAATCTCGTCCGCACCGGACACGGCAAAGCCGGCTATCACATCATCTCATCACGTGATGCCCCCCACATCGTCGGAGGCGTCCGAGGTGCCATCCTCTGCCGCGTCGCAGCCCACCCTCATGGAAAGCTCTGCGGCCCCGGTGCTTTCAAAGGAGACTCTGGCACCACCAACCATCGTCCCATGGATGCTCATTGCCGCAGGACTGTGGCTGACAGGTGCGATCGCATGGTGGGCATGCCTGATCGTGGGATGGTTGCGCTTCCGGCATCGCGTGTTGCGAACTTCCACACCAGCAACGGAAAGTCTCACCCGCATGCTGGCAGAGGTTCAGGCCCAGGCAGGAACGAAGAGTCGCGTAAAACTCCGCGTGACGGAGAAGCTGCACACTCCCGCGATCTGCGGCTTGTGGCGGCCGGTGATTCTGCTTCCGGCAGAGGCAGTGCATGCGCTGCCTGAGGAGAAGGTGCGCCTGCTCCTGCTGCATGAGCTGGGTCACACCCAGCGCATGGATGTGATGCTCCAGGTGCTGTCTTCCGTGTTCCTGGGACTGCACTGGTTCAATCCCCTCCTCTGGTACGCACACCGCCAGTTCCGTGCCGAGGCGGAGGAAGCGACGGATGCATGGGTGCTGGAGCGTTCGGGCAGCAGTGAGACGCGGCGCTATGGTGAAGTGCTCATCGATCTCGCGGCGCGTTGTTCCTGGATGGGCTGGCTCTTCTTCCTCGCGCCCTCCGTCATCGGTGCTGCGGAGAGCGGCAGCAGCCTGCGCACACGCATTCGTGCCATCACCACGTACCGCCGCGCCTCGCGTTGGTCGGTGCTGGTGGGCATCGGATGTGTCGCCGCGATGATTGTCACGGGCATGACGCAGGCACCCCCGGAGGAGAATACCAACGCAACAGACAGGAAGAGCACCTCCACGGCCAGCTCTGCGAAAGCCGACGCTCCCGAGAAACAAAACACGACCACTCCCACGAGCAAACCCAAACCCGCAGACCTGGCCACGCCCGGCTTCTTCATCGCTGAGGAAAACAAGGTGGTGCTGAAGGCAGGCACCACCTTCCCGGTACCACCGCCAAGGAAGGACATGGCCGCCAAAGATATCGGCGGAATCGTCGTGGATGAAGATGGCAAGCTCGTGGCAGGCGCCAAGGTGAACGTCGATATCTTCAGAAAGCCCGAAGGCTACCAAACTCCTGTAGTCGTGACCTCCGATGCGGAAGGTCGCTGGCTGATGAAGGGCATCCCTGCGAACGCGGAACTAGCTACAGGCTCGGCTGGCCGCGAGAAGAGGCCAGAATTCATGGTCACCGCTTCGCATCCCGACTATCTCTCGCTGGATCTCTACTACGGTGTCCCCTCCCCCCGCCCGCAGACAGCCGACTTCCGCCAGGGCAAGGCGGTGCTCATCATGGAGAAGGGTCTGGTGATGAAAGGCCGCGTCACGGATGCCAACGGCAAGCCCGTGGCGGGTGCGAAAATTTATCGTGGCTTTCGAGAGCGGAACATCGCGGACCCTACCACGACCACGGACGCAGAGGGTTACTATGAGCTGAAGCACGCCCGCGCCGGACTCTGCCGCATGCGCATTGAAGCGAAGGATTGCGCTGTGTGGATGAAGCGGGAGGAAATCACGGAGAGCGGCACGTGGAATTACCAACTGGAGCCTGCGAAGAAGCTCACCGTGCGTGTGGTGGATGGCAAGGGCCAGCCCGTGCCGGAAGCCCACGTAGAGCTTAAAGGCAGCACGCATGAGGATCTCGGTGGTGGCAGCATCGTCTGGGGCACGGTGGATAAAGAGGGCAAGTACACGTGGGATCAGACACCGCGGCGTGATGTCTCTGCCAACGTTTCTCACGACGCTTACCAGGACCAGAAGGTGCCGGTGAAGGAAGACGAGACCGAGGTCACCGTCACGCTTCAGCCACGGCACCAGATCACGATCAAAATCAGAATCGTGGATGCCACCACGGGCAAGCTGGTGCCAGACTGCACCGTGGAGCGCGGGCAGGCCTTTCCCCGCACACGTGATGATGAGGACACAAGGACCACATGGCCGCCGAATCCTCCACTGAAGGCAGACGCGCATGGCATGCTGGAAGATACTCTGCACGAGGAAAACGAACTCGTGGTGTACCGCATCACCTCCGAAGGATACACGCCATTCGTCACTCGCGTGCTGGACAGCAAAAACGACAAGACCATCGAGGAAGTGAAGCTGCGGCCCGTGAAGGCTCTTACAGTGCAAATCCTGCAGCCGGATGGACGTCCTGCCGCCAGGGCGTTTGTCTATGCTCTGCTGCGCACACAGGGATTCTCGATCGAGGATTTGAGCACTCGCGTCAACATCAACGCGGTCGGCTCCAGGGAGCCTCTCGAAGCCAGTGTCGAAGCGGATGAGAATGGGGTCTGCGCCCTGCCCTCAAGTACCGATGACACCGTGCTCCTGGTGGTGCATGAATCAGGATTCGCCTCTGCACTCTGGTCAGACATGCCCCGGGGCACGGGATGGAAACTGGGACATTGGGCCCGCGCAGAAGGCACCGTGCAGGATGACGGCAAGCCCGTCGCGGGTGTGGAATATGAATACCAGGGTAGCATGGCGCTGCCGGGCCAGCATTATGTGGGTGTGCGGTTCAGAGCCACCTCCGATGCGGAGGGGAAGATTGTCATGCCGCGAGTGTTCCCGGCCAAGCAGGCCCATTTCGCCGAGCTCTTACCGGCAAACAGCTATCGCAGCACCTACTCGCAACGCATGGGAGAATTCGAATTCAAAGTGACGCGCGCTGGGGAGACCACGCACTTCGACCTCACCCCCATGGCGGAAAAATCATGGACCGTGACGGGACGCTTCGTCACGGAAAGCGGCCCCTTCATCAATCGGCGCCTGCCCAACTCTTTCCTCATATCCAAGGAACGGACGACCAGCCCAGGAAGTCACAGCGAGTTCAACACGGCGAACGTGCGCAGTGACGGGACCTTTGAGGCCGGGCCGCTTACTCCGGGCGAATATCGCATCCAGCTTTGGGACAAGGACAAGCTAAACTTCACGGTGAGGTCGCCACTGCTGACCCTGCCGGAGGTGCCACGCGGTGCCACGCTCAAGGAAAAGCGGCGTGACCTTGGCGATATCGTGCTGTTGGACCACGCCTCTTCCGAGACCAAGCTCCAGACACCGGAAGGCCGCGCCCGCTTCCGCATCACGGTGACTGACACGGAAGGCAAACCCCTGCAGGGGGTCAGCCTCAGGCCGCAAGCATTTCGTGTGAAGGAAGACTCCGGTACCTGGATAAATCTGAAACACGCCCTGCCAGATCTCTCGCGAGAGCCGGTGCTCACCGATGCCCGTGGCGTTGCCGAGATGGAATGTTCAGCGAAGACCACCGACGGGAACACCCTCACCGAGTTGCAGCTCCTTGTCCTGCGCGACGGCTATCTGGGGGACTACGCGTTCTTTGCCAGGGCAAATGTGAACTCCCCCTTTTCCCTGCGCAAAGCGGGTACAGTCATCGCGAAGGTGACCTGGAACGGCAAGCCCGTGGATAGCGATCGCTTGTACATCACCAGCACCAAGGAGAGTTCGGATGCAGACAAGGGATTCATCCGTGGGGCGGATGGGACCTATGTGAACCGCTCCCTGCGCGAAGGTCCGCTGCTGGTACAAGCCCTGTGGAAATCTGACGAAGGCAGCCTGCTCTACAGCAAGCCGGTGAACGTGATAGTAGCGAACGACAAGCCGGTTGATTGCACCCTGGAGCTGGAGCCGGGCCAGCGACTCAAGGGCCGCCTCGACTCGCAGCTTCCCCGCCCGGTGAAGAACACACGCATCGGCGTGTGCGTGGTGAATCATGTGAAAGGAAATGAGAACGCTCTCATTTCAATCCGTGACTGGCAGGAAGTGCGTGAGGATGGAACGTTTGACTTCACCTCGCTGCCACCCGGCGAGGTTCGCGCAGTCGTGCTGGCAGAGGGCTGGATGCACACCTATGATCCCAACTCCTGGAATACCGTGCGTCCCCTGACACTCACCATGCCTGTGCCTGACGAGGTCGTCATTCCCATGGCACCCACGGCCTCCTGCGAGGTACTGGTGCTGGGAAAAGATGGCCGGCCACTCCCAGGTGTGCTGGTGACCGCCTCACCCAATCTCACCTGGGAGGGCCAGGGCAATGGCTACCTGAACATCGATGGCCCCCGACTGGACGAGATACTGAGTGCTCCGCTCAACCCAATGCCCGATTGGGACCCCTTCAAGAACAGGTGGCGCTCCTACGACGTGACTACGAATGCCGAAGGGCGTGCCCTCCTTATC